The genome window CAGAGCTACGACGAGGGAAGCAGAGGGTAGCCAAGGGGGCAGGTTGGTCAGGCAAGCTGCCCTGAGGGGAACTGAGTCCTAGGAAGAGGTGAACACACACAGGAGTGTAGAGGCTGATGGGCAGGCAATGGCTAGCTCAGAACCCTGACGTGCCTGCTCTACCGGCCATCACTGAGCCGATGTGGCCTCCCCACGGTGTGACTCTTTAGCTGGTGTATCTATGATGGTGCCACACAGCCAGCACCTGACGGCCAGCTGTTCTGCGGGACTGGCCTTGGGGCTCCCGTAGCCCCTTCTCATAGTGGGTACTACTGCCGTCCGCAGGCACACACTGACTCCTTGAACACGCTTGTGGCATTGCACCAGCTCTACCAGTACACACAGAAGTACTATGACGAGGTATGTTCTGGGTCCCTGTGGTGAGATGCAGGGCAGCCTGCCTGTACCCATCCCGGGGCCTGTGATCTGACAGGTCTCTTCCGTGTCCATCTCTACCCCTACCTCACCCACACCCCACCAGATCATCAATGCTTTGGAGGAGGACCCTGCGGCCCAGAAGATGCAATTGGCCTTCCGCCTGCAGCAGATTGCTGCTGCGCTGGAGAACAAGGTTACAGACCTCTGACCGACCACGCTGCCTCAGGTTTGCAGGTGTGTGGTACCATGGAGTTGGGCAGCCCCATGGCGTGAGACGGCACTGGCTGTAGCTgagttcttctctctctccagtaGAGGATGCACCCAAGGCGTATGGAGTGGGTGTAGTGAGCCCACCTCTTGTAGACTGTAGCGTCTTTCTCCTGAGCAATACTGCCTGGGCGCCTGAGTCAGCACCAGCTCCTTCCGATGGCACCAGCATCGGGCGTTCTCTATTGTCTCCTGAGCAATTCGCAAATGTGCCTTACAAAGCCTCACCGGGCCACTGGGGGACAGTGGAGCCTTGGCCTCCCCTTCCGATGCACCAGCAGCCTAGCCTCCTCAGATATCCTAGGTTTGGCCTGAGCTCCCACAGCCAGTTCCTGGACTGTATctgccagatggaaggagaaggaaaagaaagcggTACGATGCCTTCCTGACCTCATCTGGCCCTCCCCCGTGGGGCGCAGGCACTCCGGGTGGACTTGAGGGCCATCATCAGCTCCACCTCTAAGGTCAAGCTGGACGTCAGACGTCGGGGTCTAAGGTGGCAAGAGGGACCCAGAAAACTGAGGTCCTGGTCTCAGCTGTTAAACAGTCCCTCCTGGAGACCCTGCCTGGACTGGGGGTGCTATAGAAGGACCTCCCCCAGGACCTCCCAACCCCTTTTTGTAAATTGTAAATCcaatacaattttctttttcactctCTGGTTGGCTGGGTTTCTCGCTGGGCTGCCCATCTGTCCCTACTCACCTTTCTCCAGACGACCTGGACTTGGGGAGCAGTGGTCAGGGTCTTGGGGAGCCAATCAGGGGTCTTTCTGTACCCCTGATATGGGGATTAGGCTAGCTCTAGCATCTTTGGCTTCAGCAGCCTTCAACCTCCACACCCCCTCCAGAGGTCCCCTcacaattcccccccccccacacacacacagagggctTTTAAGAGCTATATGACAAGAGTAGGAGGGGTATGAGTCTTGTCCTAACCTTGTACTTGCCACACTTGTTTTGCCAAACacatgtcatcaggcttggtggcaaactcCTTTAACCTCTGAGTTATCTGGCTGGTCATCTTACCTATTTCTAAGGTGCGGTAGCACCTTACAGCACGTTTTCTAGGCACGTATGTTATGAAGATCTCCTGTGCACTGAGTTTTAAGGGCCCTTGCTGGGCGtagtggcccacgcctgtaaatcccagcacttggggaggcagaggcgggcagatctctgtgagtttgaggcccagcctggtctacaaagtgagtctatgccagccaaggctacacagagaaaccctatctcgaaaaaacagaaaagggggGGAGGGCTTGAGACCTTTCGATCAGCCTCTGCTCAGTGCCACATGATGTCCAAGATGCTGCAGGATACAAAGTTCATGGCCAGAGAGCCAGTGCTGTTATGAATTCCAAGAGtctgttagtgtgtgtgtcttaactgttctgttgctgtgaggagataccatggccaaggcaacttaccACAGAAATCACTTCTTTTGGGAGTTTGCTTACAGCAGTTTCAGGGagttagtccatgaccatcatggaaggaagcatggcggcaggcaggcCTGGCGCcgggagcagtagctgagagttcacatctggCCTGAAAGTGCAGGCAGGGATAGAGATAGACAAGAGACTGAGGGGTGGGGAGAACTGCAACTGAcacgggcttttgaaacctcacccccagtgacaaggctcctccaacaaagccacacctcctcatcTTTAGTCCACCATGGGGACTGATCATTCAGATAGGAGCCTGTGGGGCTGTTCTTCAGACCACCACAGTAGGAAAGAGGATTGCTTCTAATCCCCAGAACAGAGGTCCAGATAGTACTCTAGTGCTAGTATGAGTTAAAATGAGATGTGCACACGCAATGAGAGAGACTCATTCATTCCAcagggattttgttgtttgtcttgcctggaacttgttttgtagaccagaatggccttgaactcagacctgcctgcccctgtctttcggactaaaggtgtgtgcccccataCCCAGCTCCAAAAGCACTCGTGCTATGGGCATTGTACTAGACAAAGAACCCAGCAGGGAGCTGGACAAGTGGGTCTGCCCTTCAGGAGCCTCCCACACTCTCCAGATACCTACTCAAATCAGGATTCCACAACAGGAAGTGAAGTGATACAGTTTGATTTGGGCTGAATCCAAATGCTGTCTCTGGGTCCCGTCCTTCTGAACTAGTCCCAAAATGCGTCCTATGTCTGGAGAGTCCTGCTGTGGGGAGGGTCATGATTAGCTGTCTCTCCAAGGAGGGGGGTACAAGGCCAACAGCCAGTATCCCCCAGCACAGGCCCCTGAAGCGATGCTGCTACTGTGATTTGACACAAGACTCCCCCAGAAATGTAGCCGGCCAGGAATTCTAAACAAAGTGCTACCAAGTCAGCAGGGGTGAAGGGGTCATGTCTCAGAATGCAGAGCTGGGATAAAAGAACTGGGAACCTTGAGGCCTGGCTTCTAGAATGGACCTCTAAAGACCATCTTCTCACTGGATAGAAACATACACACTGCTAAGCTTGGGGGCCCCAACAGGTTCCAGGTGGGGTGTTCATtaagtgtgtgctgggaaccagcaAGTGTTTATGGATGGGGAGGGGCACAAGGCCAGCCTTGAGCTGAAGCAGAATTACCAACAAACCCAGGGATGACCTGCTCTCCTTTCTGTATGTCCTCATTCTCTTTCCACCATACCGGAGactggggaggggctgggggagcTTTCAGCACCTATCCCTAAATCAGCCCCTTCCTGGTTTATTCTTTATAATGTGCATTCTGACCACTGGCAGAATCTGGGATCTGAGTGGAAGTGGGCAAGCTAGCTACCTGGGGACTGTCACAGCTGTCTAATGAGAAACGGGCTTGGGCATATGGGGCAAATGGAGTTTGTATTTAGGGGTGGCACTACATCACAGCAGATGGTGAAGATGGTCCTGGATGTTAGGTCCCTAGCTGTTGCAGGGCCTGGCTGGCATACCCTACCCTCTACCTAGGGGTGGGGCTTCCCTCTCCAAGACGATTTTCAGTATATAATCCAGACGTTTTGGTTCCATCCTTTGCCCttgcccttccctctctcttccttccctatcttcCTTTCCccctacctccctctctcctccactcttTACCTCTTTCTTGCAAGCTTGCCCCACCATCTCCCCCTCCCATGCTGCTCCCAATAaatctgcatttatataatacTGTCTCACCATTAGCTCATTCCTGGTTGGACACACCAGGTTGGGGAAGGGTGCCCAGGGCAGTTGGCTGAGAATGAGCAAGTCACCATTGTGTGAGAGCCTGGCGAGGCCTTTGATAACAGCGGTCAGCTCTGACCACCTGGACTCGGGGAGCAGCGGTCAGGGCAAGTGGTCTGAAGCTCTCCTGGGCAGGTGGCTATTTTCCTAAACCTTTATCCAGGCCCCTTCTCCACTTTGCAGTTGAGCCAAACTAGGCATCCTTGGGAATGTGGAGGAGGCAAGCAGGTTGCCCTGGTAACTGCCTAGCCCTGCCCTGCTGCTGTACAGACAAAGGCCACTACCCTCCCCCCTGGCCACTGTGCAGGCAAGGTTCCCAACCCCCTACCATCACCCTGGCTCaattccccctcctcctctgcctttagCTGAAGCTCCATTAGCTTTGCACAAAACCTCAACCCACCCCTGGGAAAGGTGGCTTCTGAGCTTTATTGCCCTGAGCAGTGGGGGTTGGGGCCATCCTCAGGTTCTGCTAGACTCCAGGATTAATAATGGCTCCCAGAGGGGATGCTGACTCCAAGGATGTCCTGGGGCTTGGGCAAAGTTGAGTGAGAGGGGCTAGAAACTGAGACTTAGACCTATTTCCTTGGCCACCTGTGTGTGTGCCCCTTATATTTCAGGATATACGGTAGATGCTTCTAGTGGCCTGGTACTTCACTggcttgctttggtttgtttgataattttttgttttgttttttgtttttgttcaagacagggtttctctgtgtagtcctcgctgtcctgaaactcattctgtaggccaggcagACCTCAAactgagatctacctgcctctgcctcccaagtgctggaattaaaggcacgcaccaccaccCGGCCTGGTTgacaaattttttaaagattttatttattttatgcatattagtgttctaagagggcagtagaaggtagagatggttgtgagccaccgtgtgggttcctgggaattgaactcaggacttctggaagagcagacagtgctcctcaccgctgagccatctctccagccctgtggttGACAATTTCTaacttatattttattactattataaaGATTTCGTTGGGCTGAGGGTTCAGGCCGGGGCCTCACTCTGTTAGGCAAGTGCAGTACCACTGAATTACACCCCAGCCCCGATTTTCATTTAAAACTCAGATTTGCTTTTAGAAAGAGGTTCAggatgggggtgtgtgtgtgtgaagagatggctcagtggctaagagcactggctgttcttccaaagggtctgggttcaattccaagcacccacatggcagctcacaactcttaactccagttccaggggatctgacacagacatacatgcaggtaaaacactaatgcacataaaaataataaaaaaaaaagcatttagaaGTTCAGGTTTGAATATGGGTGAAATCCCCAGATCGTTAAGTATTTGGctcaaagaggaagaaagaaggaagggaggaactcCAGACCTGATTTCTTGCTTTCCTGGGATGAGGTGGCCCTGCCAGGAAACCCTGGTGCTTCACTCCCCACGGCTGAGGGTCAGAAGCCACTTTTCAATGGATGCAAAGCTCCGGTAACCCATGTTCAttgtcttttctccctcccctcccccaacaaggccTCACTATTGCTGGCCTCattctcacagagatccatccttctgcctctgcttttgctagaattaaagatgtgtgccaccacacctggcctacctttctttcttccttctccttttgcctggagacagggtctccctctgCAGCTCAGGTGGCTTCAAATTCACTAGGTAGCCCAGGTAGGCCTTGAACTGGCTGTGATCCTCCAGACTCAGCTTCCCAAACATTTGAAGTTCAAAGCAAAGCCACAATACTAGGCCCATATTCACTTTGTTGGAAGATAAGAGGGTTGGTTCattcgagacagagtttcactattACATAGCTCTAGCttatcctggaactcaggatatataccaagctggcctggaactcacggagTTCCTCCTGACTCTGACccctggtgctggaattaaaggcctgtaacagcacacacacacacacacacacagttccatATTTACTTTcaagtaaataaagtaataaaagtaGACCCTGGAGCAGTGGTTTTTCAACCCCCCTAATGCTGCaatcctttaacacagttccccaTGCTggggtgatccccaaccataaaattttcaTTGCTACATAACTAATTTTGAAAggtatgaatcataatgtaaatatttgtgttttctgacgGTCTTAGGCAATCTCTGTGAAAAGGTCGTTCGACCTTAAGAGGGGTCTTggcccccaggttgagaaccgctggtctagAGTGACACACCAGGAAAAGGAAGCTTTCTAGGCTTACTGGCAGACTGAGCCTTGCCTGCCTGTGTGGCAGACCTCCTGGGCCGCCTTGAGCTAGAGGCTGGAGAAAGTCAGGGCTAGGGTCTTTTCTTTCGAGAATGTCAGTGAGGTGAGTGCTCCGTAAGGAGGAAAAATATCCAACACCAACAAAGATCCATTTGGGTACCATACCTTCTGGCCCCAACATggtgctgctgctgtccctggtCCTGACTGCCCGCCGGGAGTTCACCTCGTCCACGAGCTTCTAGACCGAGGTTAGGGTAAGAGGCGTGGCAGATGTCTCTCCTGAAGGCTGTTACCAAAATAAGTGTGCCACTAATGCCAAAGGGAGGTGTCCTCCTCGCCCAGGCCACAACGCGCCTCCCGCAGGGGTCCCTGGCGCTGGTTTTTTAACCTAGAGCCTTTTTCTGGgctagtattttgttgttgttgtcaaagTATTATCACCACGTGCTCAAGCTCGCTTTTGACAATTTCCCCTCATTTTTGAGGAAGGAGGCTGGGCTGGGACCCGGGGGAGGGCAGGGGTAGTGCGTGGCATGCAGACGGTGGAAAATACCAGCAAGACCTCCGCCCGTCACCCCCACGGGAGGGAAGACGGCTTTCTCCTTTGTGGCCGTCTCCGCGGGGCAGGAAGCTGCGCGCCTGTCTCCGGgaacccccacctcccaccccgcCCCCCGCTCCACCCCCGCTTCCCAGCTCCCGGTCGCCAGGCTGGGGAAATCCGCCGGGCCTcggccccgccccgccgcccCGCCCTGCGGCGCcgcagccccccaccccccaccccgcttTGCTCAGCGGCGCTGGGCGTCGGACGCGGGCCGGGTGCTGCGCGGGGCTCCGGGGCGCTCGCTCCGGCAGCGGCTGCGGACATGTCGGGTCCGCGCGCGGGATTCTACCGGCAGGAGCTGAACAAAACCGTATGGGAGGTGCCGCAGCGGCTGCAGGGCCTACGCCCGGTGGGCTCCGGCGCCTACGGCTCGGTCTGGTAGGGGCTGGCAAGGATCAGGTCGGAGCTGGGCGGGAAAGTGTGCACGACCCTCCAGCGCGACGTGGGGTTCCCGGCGTGGGGAGGGGCCTCGCCCTGCCTCCGCCCCCGGCCTGCACGCTTCCCAGGAATGAatgggagggggcggggagggacACGGAGGAAACTTTCCCTCTAGATTCCACTCGCTGGCAGGGAGGGGGGGGTCCTCTGATGTCCCCTCCCCATCTCCGAGCCCTAGTTTCTCCCAGAAAGGCCGAATCCTGCGGCGTCACAGCTGGCGGGAGAGCAAGTCTCTGGGGCCGCTAAATGGAACAGCCATCCGGGTTATTTTGGGCCAGGTCTAAGTAGCTGCGGGGTCTAACGTGCTCCCAGACCTGAGTGTTTGAAAAGGGGGCGCCCAGCGCGGTGAGGAGACCTCTCTTCTTTCGAAGGCATCAAACTCTCCGGTGGATGCTACCtgctccccgccccccgcccccccccccccccgtttcctAGGAGTCTTAGCGGCTAGAGCCTAAGCAGACACCTACTGTCTTGTCCACACCCAACAAAAGATCTTAGAATATAGTCCTGCAGTTAGGGGGACCAGAGGTTAGAGTCTTGATCCGGGTCAGACAGAGTCCAGGCTGGCTAAAGCCACGTCCCAGACAGCTGGGATTAGAGAATGGTCACAGTCCTTTTTGACAGGCTGATCAAGGGTGTGGACACTGGTGCGTGCCCCACACTCCAGCACCGGGAATGGGGGCTGAGGCTCAAATCTTGGATCTTGTGCTGTCATCAGAAGCCTCTGTCAGATCTTCGGTCCACGGCAGGGCTGCTGCTGAAGTCTTATAGAGGAAAACAGTCGTGCTTTACTGGGCCCACAGCGAGCTGGGCATGGGATTGTgttcttgcttctctttctctcagggTGTACCCTCCTCCACAGCGAGTAGAGACAGGATACACCTCCCCACACACTCTGCCCCCCCATACCCAAGGAGTAGGACAGAGGAAGAGATGATAGGACACGCTGTGTCTGGGATGCCCAGGGGCTTAGCAAGGGGGAGAGGATGAGGTTACgagaaatcccatttaaaaaataatacaattggatagagggagggagggaatggggaggggtggggtggagagacaCCTTCCAGGGCACTTGGGCATTGACTCAGATGGAATCCTCTGTGGGCCGACCATCTAGGAGCTGCGGGGATATAGTCAGATTTCCCGAGTGAAGCCGAGGTCTGTCTCCACTGGTCTGTGGAGACAGACTGCCCTGCTGAGGCAGGTGCTGGGATGCCAAGTCCTGGTAACTTGACTGTACAGATGACATCAGGTCAGGGGATCTCATGGTCCAGTGGCCGCTGCCCTCACACCTCACCCCAGGAGGAAGACATCTGCTTATCATAAGGAATCACCTTTCCTCCACTACTTTTTAGTCCCATGAGCATCCCAGACCCACAATGtcccctccccaccttccctcaGCTGGTTGGAATGGCTGGTGTCTTGTCTCCATTCACTGCAAGGGAGGGGTGCACCCCGGGAAGCAGAGAgtcaagagggagggaagagacaAGCATCCCCTGGGGAACAGGCTGCGTCAAGGTGCTGTGGCCAGCAGGGCTCCTTCGACGGCTTCATGGATTCTCCAGTCTTGAGGGCAGAGGGACCAGAGCCTGGGAGAAAGCCCTATGACCACAGATGAGCCCTGCTGGTCTTGAAGCCCATAAGAGAGGGTGTGTTCTCATTTGCTCATTGAAGCTCTCCAGTGAAGGACAGAAGGGTGAGGAGGTGCAGAAGTGGAGCGTCCAGTGTCTGGGGAGTGGAAGAGAGCCAGaccccccccaccacacacatatacacccagGCTGAACTTTTCCTACAATCCAGTTGTTCAGTTATAAATGGGAGggggggtgtttttgtttgtttgtttttgaaacagtgtctcagtAGTTTTCCCGGCTGGTCTTGGCCTCAGTTCTCTTGCCCCAGTctccccaagagctgggattacaggcgtgaagGTGGAGGGCTGCTTGCTGAGGGCGCACCTGTGGGCATAGTCGTGGCGTGTTTTTCATGCCCTGGCCTCGTTGTGAGTGCGGTCTTAGGTTTGGGCTAGAATCACGGGAGAAGATACAAGCTCTGCCAGAGAATGCTGAGTCCACTCAAGGGGGTCTTCTATGGGACGTCCAGGAGGGGTGGCATGGAGACATCGTGGGGTGAACAGGCAGGGACAGGCCTCCTTGGAGCCAGCCGCGGAGCCTCGCTCCCGCACTGGTGTAGGGTGAACTCAGGCCAGGCGCCCGCGCGTCCTCTCATTCGCCCACCTTGCAGCTCGGCCTACGACGCGCGGTTGCGCCAGAAGGTGGCTGTGAAGAAGCTGTCTCGCCCTTTCCAATCGCTGATCCATGCGAGGAGGACGTACCGTGAGCTGCGCCTACTCAAACACCTGAAGCATGAGAACGTGAGAGGGCAGGCCAGTGGTGTAGGGACCGAACAACGGACGCCGCCTGGTGGGGGCGGGAGCGAAGATATCGGGGCGGGGCCTTTGGGGGACACGCCCCTCGCGCGGGCGGGGCCCAGACCAGCGGGGCGTTGCCTACAGCTGAACTGTGATCCTGCCTCCTCCGTTCCCTGATCAGGTCATAGGGCTTCTGGACGTCTTCACGCCCGCCACCTCCATTGAGGATTTCAGCGAAGTGTGAGCGGCTTGGGAAGGCCCCGCGGTGGCCTTGGGAGCTTGGTCGGGGAGGGGGTGGCGTGACACTGTCCTAACTTCTGACCCTGGCGCAGGTACCTGGTGACCACCCTGATGGGCGCCGACCTGAATAACATCGTCAAGTGTCAGGCACTGAGCGATGAGCATGTTCAGTTCCTGGTCTACCAGCTGCTGCGTGGGCTGAAGGTGGGGCGCGTGGGCTCTGGGGTTCCCTTGACCGCTCTGGGTTGGGGCAGAGCGGGATGGAACCTGGGCTCACCTGGTCTGCCCTCCCCTGCAGTATATCCACTCGGCAGGCATCATCCACCGGGTAGGTGCAGCTGTGGGCGAGGGTGAGGGTCAGCCACTCTGCCTCGGCGCGTGGCCGCAGCACTCACGCCCCGCCCACCCTGCAGGACCTGAAGCCCAGCAATGTAGCAGTGAATGAGGACTGCGAGCTGAGGGTAAGGATGGGGAAGGCTGTATGGACAGCAGGGACGCACAGAGAGGTAGGCGTCTTACACAATAGCCGTGGTCCTCCAGATCCTGGACTTCGGGCTGGCGCGCCAGGCTGATGAGGAGATGACTGGATACGTGGCCACACGGTGGTACCGGGCACCAGAGATCATGCTGAACTGGATGCACTACAACCAGACAGGTTCTGTCGACCCTCAGCGTGGCCTTGTCCTGTCAGGGTGCTCAGGCTGTGCTCACACTACGGTTTAGGGAAAATTACAgagctctgagggaggagcaagagCTTGGTGGGACCAGCTTTTAGAAGGGCTTTTTAACTTGGTGGGTGCCCTCATACCTCTTCTCAGGGCTCGGCTGCTCTCTTGATCCTGGCTATGACTGAGGGTCACTGGGctggctgccccacccccacaggaAGGATGTGGGCAGGCTGAGTCTCCTTACTCTCTCCCAACAGTGGACATCTGGTCTGTGGGCTGCATCATGGCTGAGCTGTTGCAAGGAAAGGCCCTCTTCCCTGGGAACGACTGTATCCTTGGGGAGCAGGGTCAAGCTGGGGGCCCCTTCTGCAGGAAGGAGTGTGGGAGTGGAGTCTGGCCCTCTTTGGAAGTCTTACCTCTGCCCTTTGCCGTATGGCATGGGGCTCCCTGTCCTGAGCCACAGCTCCACAGTGTATCAGGGGCTGGGACTGGAATGGCTGGCCACCAGGTGTTTCCTGAGCTAGGAAGACATCGACCAGCTGAAGCGAATCATGGAGGTGGTGGGCACACCCAGCCCTGAGGTTCTGGCAAAGATATCCTCGGAGCACGTAAGTTAGTGGCCATCCGGCTGTCTGTTCATTCTCCTGACCAAGCACCAGTCATGTCGGGGACAGGGTAGGATGCAGACAAACGGGCATCCCGTGGGGAATATGGGCAGGGCAGGATGGAGCTTGTGTTAGGCACATCCAATCTCTTCAGGGGGAAGCAGGTGAACCAGGAGGATATTCCTGGTAGGAGAGAGTGAAGACAAAATTACCGACACTGACAAACTGCTCCGGCTTGCTGGGGCGCCTAGCAGGCCTGTTGGAATGAATGATCAAGGCTGTCTCCTGAAAGGCTCTCTATGCAGTTTGGGGCCAGGGAAATGGAGGGGTTTGGGACCAAGGAAAGTAGAGAGTACTTAGCCCTCCAAGCCCTTCTTATGTGTCTCCAGGCCCGGACATATATCCAGTCTCTGCCCCCCATGCCCCAGAAGGACCTCAGCAGTGTCTTCCATGGAGCCAACCCTCTGGGTGAGGACTGGGACCGGGTCTAGGTTGGGCTTCAGATCCAGCGCCGGCTCTGTGTTAACTTTCACTCTTTCAGCCATAGACCTCCTTGGAAGAATGCTGGTGCTAGACAGTGACCAAAGGGTCAGTGCAGCGGAAGCCTTGGCCCATGCATACTTTAGCCAGTATCATGACCCTGACGAC of Meriones unguiculatus strain TT.TT164.6M chromosome 8, Bangor_MerUng_6.1, whole genome shotgun sequence contains these proteins:
- the Mapk11 gene encoding mitogen-activated protein kinase 11 isoform X1, producing the protein MLSPLKGVFYGTSRRGGMETSWGEQAGTGLLGASRGASLPHWCRVNSGQAPARPLIRPPCSSAYDARLRQKVAVKKLSRPFQSLIHARRTYRELRLLKHLKHENVIGLLDVFTPATSIEDFSEVYLVTTLMGADLNNIVKCQALSDEHVQFLVYQLLRGLKYIHSAGIIHRDLKPSNVAVNEDCELRILDFGLARQADEEMTGYVATRWYRAPEIMLNWMHYNQTVDIWSVGCIMAELLQGKALFPGNDYIDQLKRIMEVVGTPSPEVLAKISSEHARTYIQSLPPMPQKDLSSVFHGANPLAIDLLGRMLVLDSDQRVSAAEALAHAYFSQYHDPDDEPEAEPYDESVEAKERTLEEWKELTYQEVLSFKPLEPSQLPGNHEIEQ
- the Mapk11 gene encoding mitogen-activated protein kinase 11 isoform X3 gives rise to the protein MGADLNNIVKCQALSDEHVQFLVYQLLRGLKYIHSAGIIHRDLKPSNVAVNEDCELRILDFGLARQADEEMTGYVATRWYRAPEIMLNWMHYNQTVDIWSVGCIMAELLQGKALFPGNDYIDQLKRIMEVVGTPSPEVLAKISSEHARTYIQSLPPMPQKDLSSVFHGANPLAIDLLGRMLVLDSDQRVSAAEALAHAYFSQYHDPDDEPEAEPYDESVEAKERTLEEWKELTYQEVLSFKPLEPSQLPGNHEIEQ
- the Mapk11 gene encoding mitogen-activated protein kinase 11 isoform X2 yields the protein MSGPRAGFYRQELNKTVWEVPQRLQGLRPVGSGAYGSVCSAYDARLRQKVAVKKLSRPFQSLIHARRTYRELRLLKHLKHENVIGLLDVFTPATSIEDFSEVYLVTTLMGADLNNIVKCQALSDEHVQFLVYQLLRGLKYIHSAGIIHRDLKPSNVAVNEDCELRILDFGLARQADEEMTGYVATRWYRAPEIMLNWMHYNQTVDIWSVGCIMAELLQGKALFPGNDYIDQLKRIMEVVGTPSPEVLAKISSEHARTYIQSLPPMPQKDLSSVFHGANPLAIDLLGRMLVLDSDQRVSAAEALAHAYFSQYHDPDDEPEAEPYDESVEAKERTLEEWKELTYQEVLSFKPLEPSQLPGNHEIEQ